The Fibrobacter sp. UWB5 genome has a window encoding:
- a CDS encoding cation diffusion facilitator family transporter, protein MTRIAKKDDSAEVRRVTWVGLGWNVALSVGKFFAGYFGGSQALIADAIHSASDFTTDIAIIVGSRFWNSPPDAEHPYGHRRFETLISVGIGLAVCAVGLGLGYNAVVALTNGEQSHPEWIAAIMAAVSIIVKEVLFRYTRAKGRAIRSEAVEANAWHHRSDAYSSIPVLIAVLFGILCPTLWFADSVGAIIVSVFILHSGFEIAWPGIHRVADEGASAEVAQKLKDVALACPNVISIHGFRTRYVGSDLHVDLHVVVPADMTLLAAHDLAEEVERRIIDAGENVVDALVHIDPYDPKKV, encoded by the coding sequence ATGACTCGCATTGCAAAAAAAGATGACAGCGCAGAGGTCCGCCGCGTTACGTGGGTGGGGCTCGGCTGGAACGTCGCCTTGTCGGTTGGCAAGTTTTTTGCGGGTTATTTTGGCGGGTCACAGGCACTTATCGCCGACGCCATTCACAGTGCGTCTGATTTTACCACGGACATTGCAATTATTGTCGGGTCGCGGTTCTGGAATTCGCCGCCCGATGCGGAGCACCCGTATGGGCACAGGCGATTCGAGACGCTGATTTCGGTCGGAATCGGGCTTGCGGTTTGCGCCGTGGGGCTCGGGCTCGGTTACAATGCGGTGGTAGCGCTCACGAACGGCGAGCAGTCGCACCCCGAATGGATTGCGGCGATTATGGCGGCGGTTTCGATTATCGTGAAAGAGGTGCTTTTCCGCTACACGCGGGCGAAGGGTCGCGCCATCCGCAGCGAAGCCGTCGAAGCAAACGCTTGGCACCACCGGAGCGACGCCTACAGTTCCATACCGGTCTTGATTGCAGTCTTGTTCGGGATTCTTTGCCCCACACTCTGGTTTGCAGACTCCGTAGGCGCGATTATCGTTTCCGTTTTCATTCTGCATTCGGGCTTTGAAATTGCATGGCCGGGAATCCACCGCGTGGCTGACGAAGGCGCCAGCGCCGAAGTGGCCCAAAAGTTAAAGGATGTCGCACTCGCCTGCCCGAATGTGATTAGCATTCACGGGTTCCGCACGCGTTACGTAGGCAGCGATTTGCACGTGGATTTGCATGTGGTCGTTCCCGCCGACATGACACTCCTTGCCGCACATGATTTAGCCGAAGAAGTGGAACGCCGTATTATTGACGCGGGTGAAAATGTAGTCGATGCGCTTGTGCACATCGACCCGTACGATCCTAAGAAAGTATAA